The following nucleotide sequence is from Drosophila kikkawai strain 14028-0561.14 chromosome 2L, DkikHiC1v2, whole genome shotgun sequence.
TGGGAGTAGCTCCCGCCGTAGAAGCCGCTCCCCTGTGTCCAGGTTAGTGAAGCAGATTCAATGAGGTTCCATCATTGATAACAGCGTCtgacttttgtttttgtagaGCACAGATATCGGGATCCAAGTCACAGAAAATGTCATCTCTTAACGGCGAGGACACAACAAGTGGGGGCCGGGAGAGTAAGAATAGGCAGCACCATGAAAAGGTAAAACAAATTCGAGATATCGCCGGCCTATTGACACCCACTGAACTCTATAAGCCAGAAATGGCAACGATGAAAACCCAGGACCTACGAATGAAATGTGCCGTCACATCTGTCGATGGCTACTTTCAAGGAAATGAAACGAATAACCCAACCAATGATATCAGCCGAAGCACTGGTGCATTTCTCCCGAAAGAAGAGTTTGTTCCCGGGTTGGACATGATTTGCGAACCAGCAGCTCACAAACAAGAATCACCTGCCGGCCAGTCTCGTTCCGAGGCACCTGAAATGAATCAAACAAACAATATATTGACACAAGGATCGGTCGCCGGCGATCCGTTGCTAGTTCAGAACCGAAGCGATAATCCCGATAAAAATGCCCAAGCCGACGAGCTTGTGCAGGTGGATGTAACTGCAACTGAGTTCAGCAAGCCAGCAATAGAGTCGTCGACGAGAAACACAAACAACGAACGTACTGGCGAAGAGGGTACGGACAACGATGCAGAAAAGTCTGAACTGAATcattcattaaataaattaactaaaaatcaGAGCACGGTCCAAGCAGAAGTAAATGCTGAGCTATTGGTTGCTTCCGGCACAGCTCAAAGGGACGAAAATATCACTGGCAGTTCGGCAGAGCCAAAAAGCGAAAGCTGCGACGCCAAAATCTGCATAGTTGAGGACGTTCGGTTACCAGAAGTGGCGGATATTGGCCATATTGCGGTTGTAGTCGATGAGATGTGCGGCGTTGAAGAAGAGATCACACAGAAACCCGTATCGAATGAGCAGGAAAATTCCTCTAGCAAGGACGTACCAAGCGATTTGAAGGAGCCATCTACCCCATCCCTCAGTTCTAACGTATTCTACGCTCAACCCGACTCTACCAAAGTCGATCACAACGATACGGAGAATGGGGTCATTCTAGAAGCTGCCCTGAACTTACAATCGGGCAGCGATCTAGCACCACATCCCCAGAGTGCCCCGAATCGAAGTTATCCTAATCTGAGCCTCGAAGAAGATGCCGTCGAGACTGCGCTGGGGCAATTGCATCAGACGGTGACTCCAGACGAAACGGTAGTGACCTCCACGTCGAACCGAGCGCGGAAGGCGGAAGACAATTGTGCACCCACCAGCACGAGCCTCAGCCATTTTCCCCTTCAGGCAGAGGAGCCGATAATTGAGAAAACTCGTCGGGAAACGGATACATCTGATGACAGTCGGTCACAGGTTTCGAAAATATGGGAACTGGAGCCACCGTTGCCAGGCCAAGACATCACCATTGACGAAACGGTAGACGATGGCTGTATCCCTAACGAGGAGTTCTCAACAGTTACCAAACGCTGCTCTCTGGGTCATACCGACTACCAGTTCGAGCAAAGAAACGATGAGATTATCCTGCGCGTAAAGCGTCGCACACGACGCCGAGTTTCAAAACCTCTTGATGTACAAGAGCCAAACCAgaataatgaataaaaaccaatagatataagtttaaaaacataaattcatGTATTTGATTTAGGCTTTAGGCACAAGAGTTGAGAGCGTTGGTCAtcactttaaaatttgtattccaAATGGTTAATCATGTAATCTTGACTTAAAATTTTCATTGGGAAACTCGGGGAATGAATTGTCCGGGATAGAACTTCCAAGTTTCGGGTTTATCATGTGCTTGTATGTCGTGTAATTGAAGAACATTTCCGAATATGTCCACAGTAAATGCTGGGAAGAGGTCATTAATCGGCCGGTGTTGAACCTCCAAGTTTGCGGAACCATGAGTAAATAACAAGCCAGAAATAGATTCCCAAGACTGTTGAGAGAATAATAGAAAACTTATTTCAATATAATATTCTGGTAACGTATGTATGTAACTATATCTTATGGTAAATTACAACGATTTTAGTCTGTGTGATTTCGAAATCTCAAAATCCTACTCTACATCGAATTAACTTTAAGCGCTAACTATATTCAAGTGTAGCTGATAGATTGCCATATTACGTAGTCGCCCCATGTGTCCCTCTCCAATCGTTCTACTAACTGAAATAGAAAGAACTATCTTACAAGGTTACTTACCTATTATAGCTACGATAATGACGATTAAGAACAAAGCATCACCGATTCGGACATACAAACAAATCAATATTAGAAATACGGTGTCGATGATTGCCCGGCAGATACCGGTTATAAGGTAGGGAATAACCAACCTTTTATCCGGCTAAATGAATTTGAAATCGGAATTAGAACACTAGAGTTAGACATAAAAGCTCGTGACGACAAACTTCTTACCTTAAACACGGAAACTATGACGCAAACGCAGGCAACGATATGCGCCACGTGGATAACAAGAgctaaaaaccaaacaatGCGGGCACCACCAGTATAACCTAAGAGGTTTTGACAAGGGGTTAACAAGGTCTTACCGCCTCATACTTAATAGTAACGAGCAATGCTTACCTGATCCGTTTCCACCGCCAAGGCACAACGTTAGTATAATGTCCACGATACCGACCGTTAGAACTCCCCACTTCAgctcgcagcagcagcaatctcTAAAAACGGGTAGCCCCATTTTGTTTCTATGAAACTATATTTTTCCGTTCGAAGTGATGTGATATTGAAGTATGTGAAGTTACTGAAATATGAAGGCTAAAATGATTTGACATTTCCGAAATTTCAAACTTAGAAAAGATTGGAAGAAAATGGCATACCATGACACGACAGTTAGATAAAAATATGTGGCGGGAACGCAGATAAAATGATAATTATAACGAAAGGTATAAAATAAACGATTCCATTACCTTTCGTATGTCCTTGCAGTATGCTAGTGGATCATTTCTTTTCGGTTAATTGAGATAAGATTAAGATTTATTTGTCAATGTCTTGCTAATACtacaagttttaaatttatgagtTAGTGCGCTAGGCACAATAGtttaatatattcatattttaccGAAAAATTACAAGATgttaatactttttaataatatatatgtatataaattctCCATTAAAAAGGATCCAAGAGTGAGTCGCCCTAGAACTGAAAAAACtttgctttaaaataaggaaagAAACTTACTTAAATCATTTTTCTGATAACCGAATGGCAGGTCAAAgcaaaaaccgaaattaaaagaaattattactTATTTCAATTAAGCCAAGGTTTTAATTTGTGGGAAAATGTCGAATAAGACGAAGAAAACCGGAGGCGGCAACGGAGGCAATGGAGCCGCCACAAAACAAACCCGCCAGCAGTCACAGGGCTCGCAGGACTACAGCTCCTTCAAGACCGTGCTCTTCTACTGCATGCTCATCGTGTTCCTGCCCGTGCTGACTTTCTTTGTCCTCAAGGGATTTGTTCTCGACCAATTCTTCAATATCTCCGAAGTCAAAGTGAACATAGCAGCTGCCGTGGGTGCTGTCGTATCGCTGCACATCGCCCTGGGACTGTATATCTACCGGGCATACTTCGGAACATCCGGCTCCAAGGCTGTCAAGGCGGACTAATCCTCATCTACCGGACTGTttgttttcccatttccattaATTATAAGTCGGAAAAGCACTCTTGTACATACATAGTACAAATAATTGCGGTTGTTTACATGTCAGCGAGGGAGGAGAAAGTCGTCGCGCCTGTGTAACCATTTGTAATCGTTTTCCATTGCATAAGTTTCGATAACATCGTGTGGAAAACGTGTGTTGTCTAGTGTTTTGTGTGCttagtttatattaaaaaaaaaaagaaaagatatCGCCTTATCCACAAGGCTCatccatttttatacccttgcagggtattataatttcagtcagaagtttgcaacgcagtgaaagagatctttacgaccctataaagtatacatatatattcttgatcagcatcaacagccgagtccaTCTATGCATGTCCGTCTGttcgtccgtctgtccgtttctacacAAACTACTCGCTCAGTTATATATCGGAACGGGCggaatcagacgactatatcgtaaagctgccatacaaatgttcgataaatttttagaaaaaaaattataacttggctgttttcaacatttttgcaccattttcgAAATATGACcagtttatattatttcagatcagaaatcggacgactatatcttatagccgCCATAGGATCGATCGGGAAATGTAGagaatgtaaagctgggaatgtaaaactgtaactgtcaaactgtaaacataataagtatgggtaaaatgttatgaaactctgttttgtgtgttctttcagaattttatttatgctatgtatgaatatataacttgtatatattttcttttattttttttttctaattatttaaccagaatggctcgattcttaaaTGACTTCGACCTCCTGATCTAGCATTCAATCGGATAGGCGAATGGTGTTCATAATCCGGCTCAGTCCTTTCGGTTGAAAAATGCGAAATCCTCTACATCCGCCGCAAACACAATTACAaagcttaaataatttcaGGAAACTCAaacatgaaaaataaaaaatccaagGCTTTACAATCAacgacagatacaattaaaaattccatACAAAGAAATTACAATCCGATCTAGCCTAGCCACGGGGCAACACCGACAAAACGACCCCAATCCAAATCGTCAAATtcgttattattttaaaaatagaattcTGTCTTCCCAAATCCCAACTTAATCGCCTAAAAACCTCTCCCTGCTAGTATACCGCTCCACACCGATAAACAACGGGCAGAAGGCaataaaacacaacaaaaacttTCTTACTGGCAAACTTACTAAAACCTCGATCAGGCTAAGGATATCCCGCTTCAAACCTTCAAAAAGGACCTATAGATATCCCAGTATAATAGATCAAATGGTCAAAATATCCCTACAGCTCTGTATGTGACGATTGGACATGCCTGAACTAAAACCACCGGGAGTACCCAAGTAATCCCTTGACTAACCCTATAGAATACTCCTATATATGAAAAAATCGATGAAATGgagataatatatattattattaatattgttattaatatCACTtcaattattactattatataaagtgaaaataaatgaCGAACGATTgattcatttttgttttggttttgatacAATTTGAAAAAcctaattttttaattgtattatttcagaatttgaaaaacctaattttttaattgtattatttcagCTATATTGTCTAGCGGTCATAGGAAGAATCAggaaataaactaaaaatgttAACCTCGTTGTATTCAACATAATTTCATCTACTctaaaaatcggacgacacAATGGTTAcaccataggaacgatcggtagatgtacaGAAAAATGTAAGGATAATGTAATATGTATAGGTAAATGTAATGAAAGTTGAtattactttgtttttgtttagcatatttatttatttgtatgtaATTTATATGAATCTCATCATCATCTGCCAGAACCCTTTGCCTAACGATGTAATCCATAAATACTCTCATATTTTGATTGCATACTGTATGAATGTCAGGTCGATAGCTGGGTTTTGGTCCTGGCAGCAACAGATTCGAAATTTCTGGCACGTGAAAGTGATGAATAATTTCGGGCGTTCGCAATGCCGTATGTTCGTTATCGCATCTTGAGCGCTCGCATGCTATGGCTGTGGTCCTTCAGTGGCAATGGCATCGCGCAGGTGTATGAATTTGTCTGATTGTAAGTTACATTGATTGAAACAAATGTCGACACAATCCTgttgaaacaaaacaaatgattgtcaacatttttccaaatcaaatctataaaattattatacaaaattattcgtttcttctcctgaAACATAAGTTCAAACTTATTAGCTtgcgaaaaataaattatgacttgtaaacaaatcTGTCGTCGGACTGActgattatatttttatacccttgcagggtattataatttcagtcagaagtttgcaacgcagtgaaggagacgtttccgaccctataaagtatatatattcttgatcagcatcaacagccgagtcgatctagccatgtccgtctgtccgtccgtccgtctgtccgtttctacgcaaactagtccctcagttttgaagctatctgaatgaaactttgcatatagtcttctatatactctcactgctatatatgtcggaacggacgactatatcatatagctgccatacaaatgttcgataaatttttagaaaaaaaattcaaacttcgcttttttttttttttaatttttgcaccatttttggAATAtggtaaaattttttttggaattttggtaaaaattttatgaaaatcggacaactatatcatatagctgccataggagcgatcggtagatgtagagaaaatgtaaggctgtgaatgtaaaactgtaactgtcaaactgtaaacataataagtataggtaaaatgtaatgaaactctgtttttctaatgtgttttcagcatttaaatctataatataaacatcaaaaatcaatctgcaagggtatacaaacttcggcgtgccgaagttagcttcctttctggtttattattgtgacagccatcttctccacgacagaagaTCAATGGGTATCGATCATATGATCGATGGCTCCATTATCCCGACGTTTGAGAATAATACCCCGTGAATCCACATTTTCGCCAACAATTACCACTGCCACTTCATTGATTGAGGGAGCATTGAAGTGTTTTGCATGGCTGCTCTGCtctgataatgattttgtggTCGTCGGAATACATTGCATCTAATTCATTATAATCATTAAGAAGAATTTGGAGTTGCTCGATAATTAGACGTCTAGTTTCAGTAATAATTTTACTGTTGAATCACCAACAAAATAGGTCTGAAGGAACCTGAGATCTTTATTAGTTGGTGGTAATAAAGAGCTAGCACGAGGGTAAACTTGCAATTTTGCCTTGCCAGCGTACATAATCCATTAGATTCCAAGGGAAACTTTACTGCATTGCAATATTGACACACTGCAGATAATGAACCAATCACAACGCAGATCCTCGTAGGCGTAGAATCATAATCGAAtccagcgcgattcaagtctACAACTTATCTTCTATTAAATCTTTGTCCTTTCTCAGGAATAGTTTCTGCAGTAGGTTTGTAGTTTTTGCGTATTCTGTATTTTGTGCAATGCGTGATCGCCTAATAGCAGGCATTATTCAAACGAACACCTCTCACAAAACTcacctttttatttttgcgtaaTTTGAATTCTTCAAACAACAACTCCCGCAAAGCTTACTTTTGTAATTTTGCGCTTTTAACGGGCTTTTAACATCTGTTGAGAAATTATAGGATTTTCGCCTGgcaatttaaaacaattaagaaAATCGGTTGAGCAGTTTACATCTGATATGCGTATTAAAAATGTAGATTTATAATGGAGATTTATATAATATCGAATACttcaaatctaaaatatagtttttttatacgacttaaataatgtttttttaaattttattaaagccAAATAATGATATGGTATGAATAAGAATACATAAATCTGCTAGAAGTTTTTGATCGATTCTCAACGCTCCAATATAGAAATTTCGGCGTGCTGAAGATAGCCATAGAAGCCAATCCTACAAATACAAACTCCCAAAATATTCTCAAGTTCCTAAACAGCTTTCAAATCAGTTACAAAATACGACCGATCCACTATCTCGTATTTGAAAACAACTTACTTAAATCTCTTGTAAATATCaaaccattttaaataaagcttAAACTGCTATGGCCCTTCACACTACGTTAGCTTTTTGTAACAAATTGTTATCGttagataactaaataaaataaataaagaaaatataaatatttttaattcgaaTAAGTCGAATTATGTCATATACATAGCTACCATAAAAAtcagtttaatttatttgtgcaagagactaaaaattcagaaaaagcGTCcttattcattattattagtttATCTCAATTAACCGAAATAAAATGATCCTCTTGCATACTGCCAGGATATACGAACTTCGGCGTCCCTGAGCTAGCTaccatatgtacatatataatattggTTGAGTCAAATCgaaacagaatttattttaataccaAAGGTAATGGAATCGTTTATTTTATACCTTTCGTTATAATTATCATTTTATCTGCGTTCCcgccaaatatttttatctaaCTGTCGTGTCATGGTATGCCATTTTCTTCCAATCTTTTCTAAGTTTGAAATTTCGGAAATGTCAAATCATTTTAGCCTTCATATTTCAGTAACTTCACATACTTCAATATCACATCACTTCGAACGGAAAAAGATAGTTTCACAGAAACAAAATGGGGCTACCCGTTTTTAgagattgctgctgctgcgagcTGAAGTGGGGAGTTCTAACTGTCGGTATCGTGGACATTATACTAACGTTGTGCCTTGGCGGTGGAAACGGATCAGGTAAGCATTGCTCGTTACTATTAAGTATGAGGCGGTAAGACCTTGTTAACCCCTTGTCAAAACCTCTTAGGTTATACTGGTGCTGCCCGCattgtttggtttttagcTCTTGTTATCCACGTGGCGCATATCGTTGCCTGCGTTTGCGTTATAGTTTCCGTGTTTAAGGTAAGAAGTTTGTCGTCACGAGCTTTTATGACTAATTCTAGTGTTCTAATTCCGATTTCAAATTCATTTAGCCGGATAAAAGATTAGTTATTCCCTACCTTATAACTGGTATCTGCCGGGCAATCATCGACACCGTATTTCTAATATTGATTTGTTTGTATGTCAGAATCGGTGATGCTTTGTTCTTAATCGTCATTATCGTAGCTATAATTGGTAAGTAACCTTGTAGGATAGTTCTTTCTATTTCAGTTAGTAGAACGATTGGAGAGCGACACATGGGGCGACTACGTAATATGGCAATCTATCAGCTACACTTGAATATAGTTAGCGCTTAAAGTTAATTCGATGTAGAGTAGGATTTTGAGATTTCGAAATCACACAGACTAAAGTCGTTATAATTAACCATAAGATATAGTTACATACATACGTTACCAGAATATTAGGTACACACATCTCTCAGATTTGTATACTGAAAATGCTCTATTTATTGTTTTGCAACTTTAAATAAGGTGGTAGTAGTTTGATCCAGCCATATCTATGACAATCTGTGGCGATATTAACGATTATTTTGAAGCTTGGGAACTGAAGAGAACAAACTTCGGCGACGCGAAGtcagcttcctttcttgtacatttttgttaaaatatgttttctaTTATTCTCTCAACAGTCTTGGGAATCTATTTCTGGCTTGTTATTTACTCTTGGTTCCGCAAACTTGGAGGTTCAACACCGGCCGATTAATGACCTCTTCCCAGCATTTACTGTGGACATATTCGGAAATGTTCTTCAATTACACGACATACAAGCACATGATAAACCCGAAACTTGGAAGTTCTACCCCGGACAATTCATTCCCCGAGTTTCCCAATGAAAATTTTAAGTCAAGATTACATGATTAACCATTtggaatacaaattttaaagtgaTGACCAACGCTCTCAACTCTTGTGCCTAAAGCCTAAATCAAATACatgaatttatgtttttaaacttatatctattggtttttattcattattcTGGTTTGGCTCTTGTACATCAAGAGGTTTTGAAACTCGGCGTCGTGAGCGACGCTTTACGCGCAGGATAATCTCATCGTTTCTTTGCTCGAACTGGTAGTCGGTATGACCCAGGGAGCAGCGTTTGGTAACTGTTGAGAACTCGTCGTTAGGGATACAGCCATCGTCTACCGTTTCGTCAATGGTGATGTTCTGGCCTGGCAACCGTGGCTCCAGTTCCCATACTTTCGAAACCTGTGACCGACTGTCATCAGATGTATCCGTTTCCCGACGAGTTTTCTCAATTATCGGCTCCTCTGCCTGAAGGGGAAAATGGCTGAGGCTCGTGCTGGTGGGTGCACAATTGTCTTCCGCCTTCCGCGCTCGGTTCGACGTGGAGGTCACTACCGTTTCGTCTGGAGTCACAGTCTGATGCAATTGCCCCAGCGCAGTCTCGACGGCATCTTCTTCGAGGCTCAGACTAGGATAACTTCGATTCGGGGCACTCTGGGGATGTGGTGCTAGATCGCTGCCCGATTGCAAGTTCAGGGCAGCTTCTAGAATGACCCCATTCTCCGTATCGTTGTGATCGACTTTGGTAGATTCGGGTTGAGCGTAAAATACGTTAGAACTGAGGGATGTGGTAGATGGCTCCTTCAAATCGCTTGGTACGTCCTTGCTAGAGGAATCATATGCGCACGCGTGCAACATTttggattattattattaagaaagaaattaaacaaagcaataataaaacaagaaaggaagctaacttcggcacgccgaagtttgtatacccttgcagattggttttgatgtttatattataaatttaaatgctgaaaacactcacaaaacagagtttcattacattttacctatacttattatgtttacagtttgacagttacagttttgcattcccagctttacacatgttatacatttaccgatcgcttatatggcagctatatgatatagttgtccgatttttataaaatgtataccaaaattctagattaataaaaaaagcttatatctcagagtagataaacatacgttgaaaaacaacgaagctataatttttttcctattaatttcccgatcgttcctatggcagctatatcatatagtcgtccgattttcataaaatttttaccaaaattcagaaataatataaaatggccatatctgaaaaatggtgcaaaaatattgaaaaacagcaaagttataattttttttcgaaaaatatatcgaacatttgtatggcagctatatgatatagtcgtccgatccggcccgttccgacatatatagcagtgagagcatttagaagactatatgcaaagtttcattcagatagctttaaaactgagggactagtttgcgtagaaacggacaacGGGCAGACgtacagacggacagacggacatggctatatcgactcggctgttgatgctgatcaagaatatatatactttatagggtcggaaacgtctccttcactgcgttgcaaacttctgactgaaattataataccctgcaagggtataaaaacgaCATAAATCTGAGAAGATACAAATATTAACCCTAAAAAATTTTACACAATATTTAACTACGTTATTCttacaccttgatattcaaggatctcgaaacccgcataaatagtctctaggtccatccaggagtttccccggatagctatgggccatattggcctatgtgtggcccctcgagggccgtccggtataacctaacctaacctaactaCGTTATTCGCCGGGTGGGCAGCTCCCGGATGATGACTCTCCTAAGTCGTCGTCTTCCTCTTGCAGCTGGCAGTGCTCTCGCCAGCGGGTTGGGGTGTCGAATTAACCTGGTTCGGTGTCGGGCGGCAATGGTGTTTATGGAATCTCCCACAGCAGGGACATGTAGCTCTGTCCGTATATCCCGGTTCCTGATATACCACTCAGCGCCTGTAATACGCCTCAGGAATCTGGCTTCGAAGGC
It contains:
- the LOC108081814 gene encoding vacuolar ATPase assembly integral membrane protein VMA21 homolog, which codes for MSNKTKKTGGGNGGNGAATKQTRQQSQGSQDYSSFKTVLFYCMLIVFLPVLTFFVLKGFVLDQFFNISEVKVNIAAAVGAVVSLHIALGLYIYRAYFGTSGSKAVKAD
- the LOC108081812 gene encoding uncharacterized protein, which encodes MGLPVFRDCCCCELKWGVLTVGIVDIILTLCLGGGNGSGYTGGARIVWFLALVIHVAHIVACVCVIVSVFKPDKRLVIPYLITGICRAIIDTVFLILICLYVRIGDALFLIVIIVAIIVLGIYFWLVIYSWFRKLGGSTPAD
- the FLASH gene encoding uncharacterized protein FLASH, which produces MLSDEDNLGIYDDLDEFQQAEDHKSKELLAWEVKHRNALTEIEDLKARNKALEKKIKTMEVNLQNLLDTAKSEVKRKEVLISQLRKEKDDICFRRKRGREVDEPAEKEPEKKCLKTASKMDPEVKKNPFKADSKNNRNPVGKRRSRSKSPRSRSKIPDHRLETRHKSRERRRSQSPRHSSRQEEHRSRGSSSRRRSRSPVSRAQISGSKSQKMSSLNGEDTTSGGRESKNRQHHEKVKQIRDIAGLLTPTELYKPEMATMKTQDLRMKCAVTSVDGYFQGNETNNPTNDISRSTGAFLPKEEFVPGLDMICEPAAHKQESPAGQSRSEAPEMNQTNNILTQGSVAGDPLLVQNRSDNPDKNAQADELVQVDVTATEFSKPAIESSTRNTNNERTGEEGTDNDAEKSELNHSLNKLTKNQSTVQAEVNAELLVASGTAQRDENITGSSAEPKSESCDAKICIVEDVRLPEVADIGHIAVVVDEMCGVEEEITQKPVSNEQENSSSKDVPSDLKEPSTPSLSSNVFYAQPDSTKVDHNDTENGVILEAALNLQSGSDLAPHPQSAPNRSYPNLSLEEDAVETALGQLHQTVTPDETVVTSTSNRARKAEDNCAPTSTSLSHFPLQAEEPIIEKTRRETDTSDDSRSQVSKIWELEPPLPGQDITIDETVDDGCIPNEEFSTVTKRCSLGHTDYQFEQRNDEIILRVKRRTRRRVSKPLDVQEPNQNNE
- the LOC108081813 gene encoding uncharacterized protein; the protein is MGLPVFRDCCCCELKWGVLTVGIVDIILTLCLGGGNGSGYTGAARIVWFLALVIHVAHIVACVCVIVSVFKPDKRLVIPYLITGICRAIIDTVFLILICLYVRIGDALFLIVIIVAIIVLGIYFWLVIYSWFRKLGGSTPAD